The genomic interval ataccctgtataaaaggagcaccaAACAAAAGATTTtcgcaatcacatggtcatactgtaTGGGTATTGTTAAAGTGCTCATTGTGTATGCATGCCATGGCAATTAGATTAAATCTGTTTTGGATGCAAGGCCTCCAtcttttattgagtatttactatgtgTCAGTCACTGctctatactttattttttttaatttttttattaatttttaaatttaaaaaaaattacaagaatgaaacacaaacattcccaacatatgatcattccatcctatgtatataatcagcaattcacaatatcatcacatagttgcatattcatcatcatgatcatttcttagaacatttgcatcaatccagaaaaagaaataaaaagactacagaaaaataaaacgaaaacagaaaaaaaaattatacataccattccccttaaccctccctttcactgatcactagcatttcaaactaaatttattttaacatttgttccccctattatttatttttattccatatgttctactcatctgttgacaaggtagataaaaggagcatcagacacaaggttttcacaatcacacagtcacattgtgacagctgtatcattattcagtcatcatcaagaagcatggctactggaacacagctctacatttccaggcagttccctccagcctcttcattgcatcttggataacaagatgatatctatttaatgcgtgagaataacctccaggataacctcttgactctgtttggaatctctcagccattgacactttgtctcatttcactcttccccgttttggttgagaaggttttctcaatctgttgatgctgggtctcaactcattctggggtttttctcagtcccttgatgttgagtctcagcttattctaggatttctgtcccatgttaccaggaaggtccacacccctgggagtcatgtcccacatagacagggggagggtggtgagtccatatctgagcaacaaaagaggttcttttgggggtggctcttaggcccaattttaagtaggcttgacctatcctttgtggggttaagtttcatataaacaaaccccaagactgggggctcacccgatagctttgattgtccccactgcttgtgaaaatatcaagaattcaacttggggaggttgaattttcccccattctcaccattccctgaaggggactttgcaaatacttttccactcactgatcaaatcactctagacaaaccaacaaaatctcatgtcctactccaGGTTCCATGTGCTCAttttgttcaaccaagctatctacataagttatattaggaaatgcactagtcagaatataaattttgtaacaaacattttttgctttagtctcacacataaattgaaatttttttaggattttttttattaattaaaaaaatgaacaacaaacaaaaacattaacacagcattccattctacatttataatcagttattcttaatatcatcacatagttgcatattcatcatttcttagaacatttgcatcgatttagaaaaagaaataaaaagacaacagaaaaagaaataaaacgataacagaaaaaaaaagattatacataccataccccttacccttcactttcattatcactagcatttcaaactaaatttattttaacatttgttccccctattatttatttttattccatatattctactcgtctgttgacaaggtagataaaaggagcatcagacacaaggttttcacaatcacacagtcacattgtgaaagctatatcattattcaatcatcatcaagaaatatggctactggaacacagctctagattttcaggcagttccctccagcttctccactacatctcaaacaacaaggtgatatctacttaatgcataagaataacctccaggataacctctagactctgtttggaatctctcagccattgacactttgtctcatttcactcttcccccttttggtcgagaaggttctcccaatcccttgatgttaagtctcatctcattctaggatttttctcaatcctttgatgctgagtctcagctcattccaggatctctgtcgcacgttgccaggaaggtccacacccttgggagtcatgtcccacgcagagagggggagggtggtgagactgcacgttgtgttggctggagagagaggccacatctgagcaacaaaagaggctctcttgggggtgactcttaggcctaaattttaagtagacttgacctgtcctttgtggggttaagtttcatatgaacagaccccaagactgggggttcagcctatagctttggttgtccacactgtttgtgagaatatcaagaattcatcttggggaagttgaatttctccctgttctcaccattccccaaagggggctttgcaaatactcttccactcactgatcaaatcactctgggattcatcagggcatcactctggacaaaccaacaaaatctcatgttctacctgagattccaaatacATATGGTGTTCagactatctacataagttatattgggaaatgcaataagttgaaattttaaaatattaattaccatctattttcaccaccctgtggtaataacattcctttgttcttcctcaggcaaaaacattttttaaatttgtacatttagtcactatcatcatacactctcggcattcctaggttataccatatcaatctttattgtctatcttctttctgatttcatttatgcccccagccctcctccctctgtcattctcacattcagcttcattcagtgttttaacataattgtattacaattaggtagttttgtgttgtccatttctaagtttttatattcggcccttttgcacaatctgtatcctttcagatcctattacccaatatcttaccctatttctatctcctgatggtctctgttacgaacaaaatattccaagtttattcactaatgtcagttcatatcagtgagaccatacagtatttgtccttttgtttttggctaatctcactcagcataatgtccttaaggtccatccatgttgttacatacttcataactttattctgtcttacggctgtgtaatattccatcatatgtatataccacagtttgtttagccacccatctgttgatggacattttggctgtttccatctcttggtaattgtaaataatgctgctatcaccATTGGAATGTaaatatctatttgtgtccttgccctcatgtcctttgagtagagacagcatatagatgggtcctgttttttttaatccatcctgacAGTCTGTGTGTttagattggggagtttaatccattaacatttagtgttattactgtatgggtagaaagaaagtactttcttctaccattttgccttttggattttatatgtcatatctaattttcattctttttacctttactcatagtcttcctttctacactcttctttacacctctctcttctgttttttttgtatctgtctccagtgctccctttagtatttcctgcagagctggtctcttggtcacagattctctcagtgattttttgtctgaaaatgttttaatttctccctcatttttgaaggacaattttgctggatatagaattcttggttggcagtttttctcttttaataatttaaatatatcatcccactgtcttctcgcttccgtggtttctgctgagaaatctacgcatagtcttattgggcttcccttgtatgtgatggattgctttcctcttgctgctttcatgattctctcttcctctttgacctctgacattctgactagtaagtgtttgggagtacgtctgtttggatctgttctctttggggtatgctgcacttcttggatctgcaattttaagtctttcataggagttgggaaattttcagtgataatttcctccattagtttttctcctccttttcccttctcttctccttctgggacacccacaacatgtatattcatgcacttcatattgtctttcaattccctgagtccttgctcatatttttctattttttccctatattttctttttcttgtcagatttcagatgttccatcctccatttcactaatcctatcttctctctctcaaactctaccattgtagatttccattgttttttttttcatctcgtctactgtgcctttcattcccataagttctgtgatttgtttcttcagactttcgatttcttctttttgttcattccttgccttctttctatcctccctcaattcattgatttggtttttgatgaggttttccatgtctgttcatatattctgaattaattgtttcagttcctgtacctcctttgaattgttggttttttcctttgactgggccatatcttcaattttcctagtgtgatttgttatttttttgctggtgtctaggcatttaattaccttaattagtttattctggagattgctttcacttcttttatctagggttttcttgctggatgaatttgttgtctgtctgttctttgacattccgttcagctttttctgcacctctagcttaggttttgtttaacagaggagaatttttcagttcctgttttcttgtttcttgccctgcttgtatggtgcctttccccgccccccacccttaggagggtctacataggtattatagaccccagctggatctTCCcggaccaaactgacctcctatcagggggaaggagtcacctgcatcagttttccctgagggtgagacccagcaggttgaaagactttcctgtgaagtctctgggctctgtttttcttatcctgcccagtatatggtgcttgtctgcctgcaggtcccaccagcataagatgatgcagtacctttaactttggcagactctccctggtggagacagaggagaggttgtaggcttgttttaatggcttcaaattaccaagccctggtgtctgaattccttgagggaaggattccacctgaattgggcttcacaagggaaggcacaggctccagacaagccctcaaacgagcttgtttctgcctatgcctagggcagttgaagcctgagaagccctgctgttgtatccaaaggcaatcaggcctttgtagaaacacagccacaaaaatctctgtttccttttttttctttttctttttctgtcaaccctgcccccttggcgctggggcaaaaatgagcgacctctgctttgaccaggttcacctgagctgggggcctatttttagtagtcagaatttgttaattaattacacaattggcatttggttgggctcagcccctgctgctggtaaagtctctttcctttcccctctggaagcaccctgtgggggaggggtaccagccgccgtggctttgAGAACTCATGGTCTGGGGGTTTtgtagccagtccagctggtccagactggggtacgcagtgtgtccagtcactgatgtggccccaggagctgttctgtactgtttctggttatttagtagttgttctggagaacaaGCTAAAACACGtgcattgctaagccgccatcttgaaaCTCCAGCTGCTCTATGCTTTTTATGAATACTAACCCAAAAACACCATGAGGTTGGTATATTATCATCTCATCTAGAGATACAGTAGTTAAGGCCAAACATCATGAAGCCAGTAAGAGACAACTCTGAATCAGGGTTGTCTGTCCCCAGAGCTCACACCCAACAACTATCTGACATGGTCAgcaaaaactaaaaatgtattgATTGTATTTTGACACATAAATGGCATGTTACTGCTTTCGATTTACATCCAAGCTGTTAGATCATGCATTCAGtcaccaaatatttactgaatgtctaCTGTGTTCCAAATGATATCCTACCTGCTAAGCAATCATACCTGAAAAAAGGCTCTGCCCTCATAACTCTTATTTCATTAGCAGAAAAAATGGAtcataaataaatacatctatGACAGAATGTTCAGTAGTAACACATACTAGAAGGAAAATCAAGCACAgtaaggaaagaaagatggataAGATAGGGGTGGGTAGCCCAGTGGACTTTTATACAGATTCCTTAGTCCTCCCAAGAGGGTTTGACCAAGGAGGAATTTGATGCTCATGCATGAAGTGATTTGAGGATGTATTGGTTTCTGTGGCTGCTCagacaaattgccacaaacttggtggcttctGAAAACAGAAATGTGTTCtgccacagttctggaggccgtGTCTGAACTCAGTATCACTGAACTAGAATCAAGGTCTCAGCAGCGTGGCAGATCTTCTGGAAGCTCTAGAGGGGAATTTGTTCCTTaactctcttccagcttctggtggctacCAACATTTCTTGGTTTGTGGCTACCTCACTCCATACGTGCCTTTGTAGTCACATTGCCTCCTCCTCTTCTATCAGTCATCAGCTCTCTCCCTCTACCTCCCTGATGATCCAGGAAAATGTCTCCATCTCAaaattcctccttccttccttccttcatttttgccatataaaataacatttacaggTTCCAGGATTAGAACATGGATGTCTTTTGAGGGGCCAGTTTTCAGCCTACCACAGGGATTATTGGCAAATTTTATTTATCAGCGTAAAATCTAGTAATTTCCTCTCTGGGCAGAGGTTTACAAAGTAGcgtcctgggaaattcatcatgATTGAacgaaggaaggagagagaatggggggtggagggcaggggcaCAGCCAGTCATGACCTCCCTCTCTTCATAGTTCACACGTTTTATGGAGAAGGCATGGGACTTGTCTTTTTAAAGGCTGTAGATACCAAAAATGGAGAACAACTTAAAGATTCCTTTACACCAATTTTTATGGTTTTCTAAGGAAAGACCAGACCAACGTTGGTTGGTTCTACATGAAGAGAACGTTTTGTGCAGGGGGAAATAAGCAGGGAAAATTCAGCTTGGGAAGTAGCTGGGGTCAGTGGGCAGGTGGGAAATGAAAGAAGCATAGACCTGAGTCCCTATTCTGCCAGGAAGCCTGAAGGGGCATATCCTTCAGCTGAGAGACTCGAGTCCACAGATGATGACCACAGCTGTCCCCAAGGtgggaaaggcacagcagaagcaATTTAGTGTAAGTTAAGCTGGCAGTGCTGACTCTGGCTGTGACGTTTCCTGGGGTCTGTATTGCAAACATATAGATCAGCCGTCTCATTCTGACCTACTTTTAATATGTGAGTAGCTAATCCCCTGGCAAGGACCCCTCTCACCTTGTTTGCAGCTCCTGCTGTGTCCTCTATAGAAAGCAATGGATTAGAAGACAGCACAGATCCTTCTTCAACCCCACCCTTCTTCCCTAGCACTCTTTGACCCATATTTTcctcattcatttgttaaatgaggGTGAAAATAACATAACTCATAGGATTGGTGGGAGGGTTTGACTCAGAGACAAATGTTGATATGTGTTTGGGACCTCTGAGATGGTGATTTCAGGTGTGTGACGTTTTTCCCGGTAACCAGTGCCCTCCCTAACCTACATGGTACCCTTTTGCCAAAAATTGTGATTACTCATTCTGAGTgtttactaaaaaaaaagcaaacttaaTTCTTATTAGAATATCATTCACTGTATCCTCTCCTTTTCACACTTTCTTTTCCAGATGGTAACAAACAACAATCCAGATGGGGTGCAGGTGCTGTAAAATGATTCAAAGGTAAAGTTGGAAAAAGTTCTTCATCTGAACAGATGAACTTGTGATTCCCACGgattcagtttttaaaacatatttttattaagaaatatccacacacatatcgTCTAACCGTATTATACGATATgtggctcccagtatcatcacatggttgtgtattcttcatcgtgatcatttttaaaacatctacatcactccagaaaaagaaatgaaaaggaaaaaactcatacatcccagaccccttaaccctccctctcattgacccacagtatttcagtctactcaatgtttaccctttatctccccctattatttatttattttttatccttaatttttgTTAACTCATCTTtccgtaccctggataaaagaagtatcagacacaaggttttcacaatcacatagttacactgtaaaagttatatagctaTACAGACAtggtcaagaatcaaggctactggaacacagtgcatGGAATCATTTTTAAAGACCATGCATGGATTCAGTGCATTTAtccagtgtgggacatgactgaaATTGCTAATAAGTTAAGACTTTGGAACTGGTTTGATGTCACTTAAGAGGACGTGTGGCCTAGATCTTTAAACTAGTTTTATGCCTGTTATGCAGAGCATGTTGAGAATGCCATCATTCTCTAAGAGTGATTTGATTTGGGTTGAATTTATATTACTGCAGGGAGCGTCAACGAAAGAAAAGCTTGGGTTTCAGAGGATGCGTAATATTGCGTCATTGAAAAGGAAATGCCCCAACCACATATGTGCTTTTAATTTAGCTTTCATTTTATTCACAAAAATGTGGGTAACATGAATAAAATTCTAcctaaaataaagggaaatagtTAGCTGATAGGTTTGCTTccttaataaataaaactattggTATTATTCTGGTTCTATTCCAGACACATATAATTTTACTCTACTGTAATCATAATATGTGAGGcttcattcagaaatatttattataattatctttTATACTGCTGTAAACATCAAAATTATGTTCATGattgcatgatattccattgacACAATCTAtcttcagtatttatttatttccctgtCATTGgcctttattttacttattttatttttaaattccatgaaGCACTTTGTACTTGgtcttctttgtctcctttttgATCTCTTCTTAAGCTCTGTTTCCAGTGGTAGGACATTTTTATGCCAGCTACATCTATTTGATTTAGACACACTACATAGGCTTCAAAGAACAACTGATCACAGCAATTACATTAACAGTGAGAGTAGAAAGAAGCAAAGCCTATGGTAGAAAGGATTAGGAGAGGTGCACACCTGACTGATCTTTTTATATTCCTTTACCCCCAGCTATATCTTTGATCCAGTTCAAGTGCCCTCCCCAGGCTACGTCAATGAAGTAAGCAGTTGCAAGCTAGATGAAGATAATGCGGCTAAACTAAAAGGCCAACAGAGCAGTGAAGTCCTGGTGCATAAAAACGACCTTCCGAATGAGGGCGTGAAGAGGACTGAGAGCAGAAGCAGGACAGCTAGTCCGCAGGTGCCCTCCTGGCCTCCCCAAGGACCTGACCCTCAGAGGGATGGAGCAGGGCTCTGCACGGAGGGGACGGGTGGTACCGTCGATGGCATCGACACTGCTGCTACTTCACAGCCCACCGGGAACCCCAGGCCCCACCAGGGTGACAAAGGCCCCTTGGGCAGTACTCCAAATGACAGTCACCTGACTCAACCCTTCCTTGATGGAGAGAAACAGAACTTGGCACTGTTGGCTTCAGAAGAGACCTTAATCTTCCAGAATGGAGACTTCAGGGCTCCTTCCAGGGAGGAAAGCCATGCCGTGGACATTCAAGACCGTACCATTCAGATCCCAGCCCCAGATTACCCTCAACTTTGGGGCTCAGGAGTAGACAGTGTTGCTCATGGAGAAAGGGATTGTCTTTTCCAGAACCACGCTGACGATGAGCCCCTGGAGAGAATTCACCCCAGGGCAGGGGAGCATGGCTGGAACATGCCCTTCTCCATGAAGAGAAGCTGGGACTCATTAAATGAGGCCGTGACGACAGAGGTTTTAAGTGTCTACTTTAAGGAGATGGGTCCTGCTCCTGCTGCACCTGTGGTTGATACAAGAAATGGGCGGGAGGCTGCCCGTGGCTCCCACGGAGACCAGAATGGAGAGATGGTGGACGAGGATGCAGCAGTGGCAGAAGCCCTTGCGGCTTTAGAAGCTGCTACTGCGGGAGAAGATGTTGATGAGGCATATTAGGGGAG from Tamandua tetradactyla isolate mTamTet1 chromosome 19, mTamTet1.pri, whole genome shotgun sequence carries:
- the PGCKA1 gene encoding PDCD10 and GCKIII kinases-associated protein 1 gives rise to the protein MGCRCCKMIQSYIFDPVQVPSPGYVNEVSSCKLDEDNAAKLKGQQSSEVLVHKNDLPNEGVKRTESRSRTASPQVPSWPPQGPDPQRDGAGLCTEGTGGTVDGIDTAATSQPTGNPRPHQGDKGPLGSTPNDSHLTQPFLDGEKQNLALLASEETLIFQNGDFRAPSREESHAVDIQDRTIQIPAPDYPQLWGSGVDSVAHGERDCLFQNHADDEPLERIHPRAGEHGWNMPFSMKRSWDSLNEAVTTEVLSVYFKEMGPAPAAPVVDTRNGREAARGSHGDQNGEMVDEDAAVAEALAALEAATAGEDVDEAY